Within the Oncorhynchus kisutch isolate 150728-3 linkage group LG13, Okis_V2, whole genome shotgun sequence genome, the region caatcaaaacaaatgtctGATTGCTGCTCCCATATGGCCGTGGCCCAGGCCAGAGCCTGTCCTGATAGAAAGGAGATAACGTATGCCACTCTAGAACGCTGTGGAAATCATTGATGCCTGCAGCTTGAAGACCAGAGAGCATTGGGGCAGGAACCCACGACACCTCCCAGGATGCCCCCATAGCGCTCTGGTGCCGGGAGATGAGGCTCCCAGAGGGAGGAAGATGCTAAGCTGGTAGGTAGTGGAGGGTTAGGAACAGCCACAGGTGCAGCACCGGtttctcccgtctgtcctgtctGCAGAGCGGACACAAGAGTTATTAAATCATCTGACAATGTCTGCAGCCGTGCCTCATGGTGGCCAATCATAGTTCTATGGTTGGTGAGAGCCGACCCTAAATGGTGGAGTTCGGCATGTTCCTCAGACGATTGAAAAATGTCTGCTGGGTCCATTGTTGGCTTAAGTCTACTGTTACAGTAATGCTTGTATGAACTCGAACCCAGTCGCAGAGAAACACAGCAAGCAGAGGTAAGGGTAAATCCAGATCTTTACTTAAAGTATTGACAGAAACAAGGCAATAGCACAAGAGTGCACTAAACAAAACATAAGACATAAGCAAGGATCCAGGCCAACAGAGGAACCGAAATAGCCAGGCAATCAGGTGAACAGAGAGGGCAAtcaaacacaggtgaaaccaataagaAACAATTAGGGTAAACTGGAAACAAGGTAAGGCTGCCATCCAGCAGTAACCTAAGGAAACACGctcaaaataaaacagaaattgTGACAAAAACGCATCCTATTCAATTGTTTATATATCCTATGTATGTTAAAAAAAATTCACTGTGTCACTTACAGTCTGTTTGAGTTCACAACACCAGGGGCACATCTTATCTTTCACCCAAACaccaggtggcctagtggttagagtgttggactagtaaccggaaggttgcaagttcaaacccccaagctgacaaggtacaaaactgtcgttctgcccctgaacaggcagttaacccactgttcctacgctgtcattgaaaataagaatttgttcttaactgacttgcctagttaaataaaataaaagattagGAGCGTAATAAAATCAAACAATGGAATGCTGTTAACTCTTGATCTTACTAAGATATTGCATTATTAAAGTGTTTGCTGAAAGCTACTAATAACATATTACTATGAACCATACAGTCAACACTCATTTCACTTGACTTCAACTGATAGACCATGAGTACCCGAGATGTTTACTAAAGTATAATTGATGTGATGTTGATTCTTGCCCCTCTGCAGAACATTGCTTCAGGGTCAATGGCTTTTCTTCCTATCCAGTACAATTATTCAATAGAGTAGGTTAGTTCCATGAAGTCTATTTACCTTCCTTATATCATTCTTCATTTTCTGGAAGGATTTTTGGGTTCATGGAAGCTGCTTTCATTCTCCCACTGTTTGAAATGTCCTCATAGAAAGGAGGAAAAGAGAGTCACTTTCCTCCAAAGAAAAAGTGTGTAAcgttaagatttttttttaaagtatgcttatTCCCAATTGGAATTTAGCCTCTGTGTAACCTCTCTAGGGTCAGAGGTTACCATAAAGCAGAACCTGCTTGGTATTCGGGCCCTTAGCTGTAATCCAGTCAGGGTTACTCTCAAGCAATTAAGATATTCAAATGTATAGCCTACTTTGACCAGAGTGGTCTCAGCTCTGATTTAATGTTTTTACCAGGGGCCCGGAACACTTGGAGGACGAAAGTGCTTGTCTCCCCATACGGATATGTCTGTCTATTGTTTGTCTAATAAACCTTTATAGAATTTTTTGGCCTTAACCTTGTATACAGAATTTCCACACCTTGGGCAAATTCATGATTCCTGACCAGTGTAGCCTACTTTTTTGAACACAGGTGTGCAAGTTTTGGGCTCACCAATAGGGGGATAGACTGAACTACAGACACATAATCTCTTTTCATCAATCTAAATCAACGCCAGTACAATCAGCATATCAATATGATTTATGAGACAGGTATCGTGTTCAAAAGCACAGTTTTTGATGACTGGCGTGGCTTACTCCACACTTTTTCTGCGTCCcagtaatgaggtaatgtaatgCTATTGATGTCATGCTACTTGTTTGGACAATACAACTGAGGGATCATTTACTATATAAAAGGATGGGATTTACTACATTTAGGTCAGTGCATCCCCaatcacagagacaaacagacccCGACCTGGACTCTCAAAGAAAAAACAGAAGAATCAATGATTAACGGTGGAGGGGAATTAAATATGGATAAATAGGTAACATTATATATTGAGGGACACACTTTTCAATGGCATTACAAGATCTGTGCGGTTTCAAGGACTCTTTTCTCAACTCTAGATGGAATTTTCCAGCTTCACATCGCATGGCCCAGGAAGACACCTCCATGCTTTTTGGGAAGAGAACCAGAGATATATCAAGCAGGGGATTGTCGTGGAGTAACAGTGAGAGCCCACTGCATCTTTATATACCAGCTGCGGAATACCTCAGTGAAAGCCCGATACAGTTTGGCCAAATCAACCCCAACACTGCACCATACCATATCAACCCCCTTCACCAGGATTCAACCCTAcctttcctctcttttcctcctggctttcctccctcctcctctccctctgtccctctgccttTCCCCATGTCTCATGGCACCACCACCCTGGCCTTCATGTTCCAGGGGGGAGTGATAGCTGCAGCAGACACACGGTCCAGCTGCAATGGGCTGGTTGCCTGCCCAGCCTCGAAGAAGATCCTGCCTGTCCACTCCCACTTGGTGGGCACCACCTCGGGCACATCTGCCGACTGTGCCCTATGGAAGAGGATACTGGCTCGAGAGCTCCGGCTTTACCAGCTCCGCCATGGCAGAAGGCTGTCCACAGCTGGCGCTGCCAAGCTACTAGCCCACATGCTGCACCCGTTTAAGGGCACTGAGCTGTGTGTGGCAGCCACTCTGTGTGGTTGGGACGGAGGTGAGGTGGAGACATGTCCTCTTGAGCATGGCAGCAAAGGGGCGGATCAGCAAGAGAACAGATCAAAGATGGGGAATGAAACAGATGATCTGGCAAAGACATCAGGAAGTGACTCAATCTCTGAAGCAGAGGCACGGAGAAGGAATCCGTGCCTCTCACCAGCCATGAGTCGGCAGCACTGTTCTGCTGGAGGCAAACAGCTAGTGAGCTCTGGCCCCAGCTTGTACTACGTATGCAGTGACGGGACTCGCCTGCAGGGAGCGCTGTTCTCTGTGGGCTCTGGCTCGCCCTATGCCTACTCTGTGCTGGACGGAGGGGTACGGTGGGGGCTGACGGTGGAGGAGGCCATCTCACTGGCCAGAGAGGCTGTGTACAGGGCCACACACAGGGATGCATACTCTGGGAACTGTGTGGATGTGTACCATATCACCTCACATGGGTGGACTCGCAGGGACAGAGAGGAATTGAGAGAGGAGTAttacagagagaaggaaagagaaagagtaaaggtgaaggaaaggagggagaaacAGGAAGGAGTGGAAGATGGGCAGATCAGTGGTAGAAAGAAGTGAAACTAAAGAAGGCAAAAGAGAGTTGGAAATAAAGGCTTAGAAGAAGAAAGAAAACAAGAAACTTGTAAGTGACCAATAACTGTACCCTACAGGGTTTTACTGAGATTGTTTGTAGACTGATGAATGTTGATCCTTTTTGTAAACATCGGAGGTCCTGTGTTATGTTCAAAACCAGATTATGGACTAGATTATTCACATTGATTCTTGATAGAAATGTAGTGCTTGATTTAGAATTTAGTCTTAAACCACAATGACGTTGAattaaaaacatatttattttggAGAATTGCCAAGACGTCTCTGGAGGCATTAATGCAAGATGTCTCTGGACTGCAGAAGGAAGGTGGGCCACAACCTGGTCCTCAACCTGCATCTACCTTGTTTCCTGTGAATGGGACCCTGTCCACATGCTGGAGGCTCTGTGCCCCTCGGGAGATAAAAGGGGCACGATCTGACAGTAGAAAGAAGTACTGTCACTGTTGGGTGCACCTGCATCTTATCAAAGGATATGTATGCATGGTTCCTTGGGGTAGTATGGTTGAGACGTCCAAGACTTAACAGTCAGCAGCAGACAGGTCATCTCTGAAACTATCCATAAAAAGGAGGACATTGACACCCTCAAATTCGCCAGTCCAAGAAGGTTGCGTGTCGATCCATAACGAGCAGATCTCTTGTCCATAGCTGGTATTGTCCTTATATTTGTCTTTGACAAAGTCTGGGTTTGCTTTGGTAGTTCTCTGTATTTTACTGTAGCTGTGGGTGGACTCCACCTTGTCTGTATAGCCATAAGAAACATGTACTCACACCTTTCCTCTTCATTTTACATTTTCAAAATTAAGCTCTTGGAAAGTTTCTTgtctttataaaataaaataaaaacttagAAGCataattcaaatcaaaatcaaaatcaaatcaaattgtttttgtcacatgcgccgaatacaacaggttcagtgaaatgcttacttacaagaccttaaccaacaatgcagttttaagaaaaatacctaaaataTTGCCATGGAAACAGAACACAATATAGCTTTTATGACATTATAAGAACTGTGATGTCATTCATTGTTTAGGTATGTTGAATGGGAGAATGGGGAGGTGGGATAggttaataataattataattatatgaATTTATTACATTTCTATAGTGCTTTCATAGAATCTCAAAGTGCTTCAAgaccaaaaaaacaaacaagcaatataTCATGACAGGTCAACCAAGGCCAAAGATTTGGTGAGGTGGTAAAATCCATAAAATTATTTTTTAAGATAAATCAATCATACTGTGTGTTCAGAGATCTTCagtacagtaaaaccacatgtaATTTCTCTCAACAAATAAGAAATATGTATCATGAAGCCTAATACTGCATTTTCATTATTGTGAACCATCATATTTTCATAAATATTTTTCTTTATTATGTGTTAAACAAACTTCTACCAaataataacccataatgaacTTCTATAATATCGAAATACCCTTTTCCTCTCTACctatagacgggttggttgtttagcaacaaaaccagcttgtgcgcaactatggggcaaaacagagggggttggcttagattgttgacaacatatAAACTATATttcgtctccaatgtttattgaacatttttttaataaatgtgcacgatgagcacttgttgtctctcaaatacattgttacagttatTGGTTAGCTAGCGAGCAAATTTTtcgccatattagcatagacttGACATCAGTCAAAGcatctcaaaacaagacatggtatcaagaacgagccacctacgattacacacatggcagcttcttgacATTGTCAACAATTAAAATAATGTACATTACAatgatatattttattttatggggactgaatgctGAGTTAAGGCTCCCAGGCTTGCAAGGACTTTGGGCCCAACAAGTGTCAGGAGTCTTTGAAGCatcctctttttatttatttattttacctttatttaaccaggtaggcaagttgagaacaagttctcatttacaattgcgacctggccaagataaagcaaagcagttcgacagataaaacgacacagagttacacatggagtaaaaacaaacatacagtcaataatgcagtataaacaagtctatatacaatgtgagcaaatgaggtgagaagggaggtaaaggcaaaaaaggccatgatggcaaagtaagtacaatatagcaagtaaaatactggaatggtagttttgcaatggaagaatgtgcaaagtagaaataaaaaattatggggtgcaaagcagcaaaataaaaattaaatacagttgggaaagaggtagttgtttgggctaaattataggtgggctatgtacaggtgcagtaatctgtgagctgctctgacagttggtgcttaaagctagtgagggagataagtgtttccagtttcagagatttttgtagttcgttccagtcattggcagcagagaactggaaggagaggcggccaaagaaagaattggttttgggggtgactagagagatatacctgctggagcgtgtgctacaggtgggagatgctatggtgaccagcgagctgagataaggggggactttacctagcagggtcttgtagatgacatggagccagtgggtttggcgacgagtatgaagcgagggccagccaacgagagcgtacaggtcgcaatggtgggtagtatatggggctttggtgataaaacggattgcactgtgatagactgcatccaatttgttgagtagggtattggaggctattttgtaaatgacatcgccaaagtcgaggattggtaggatggtcagttttacaagggtatgtttggcagcatgagtgaaggatgctttgttgcgaaataggaagccaattctagatttaactttggattggagatgtttgatatgggtctggaaggagagtttacagtctaaccagacacctaagtatttgtagttgtccacgtattctaagtcagagccgtccagagtagtgatgttggacaggcgggtaggtgcaggtagcgatcggttgaagagcatgcatttagttttacttgtatttaagagcaattggaggccacggaaggagagttgtatggcattgaagcttgcctggagggttgttaacacagtg harbors:
- the psmb11b gene encoding proteasome subunit beta type-11b yields the protein MALQDLCGFKDSFLNSRWNFPASHRMAQEDTSMLFGKRTRDISSRGLSWSNSESPLHLYIPAAEYLSESPIQFGQINPNTAPYHINPLHQDSTLPFLSFPPGFPPSSSPSVPLPFPMSHGTTTLAFMFQGGVIAAADTRSSCNGLVACPASKKILPVHSHLVGTTSGTSADCALWKRILARELRLYQLRHGRRLSTAGAAKLLAHMLHPFKGTELCVAATLCGWDGGEVETCPLEHGSKGADQQENRSKMGNETDDLAKTSGSDSISEAEARRRNPCLSPAMSRQHCSAGGKQLVSSGPSLYYVCSDGTRLQGALFSVGSGSPYAYSVLDGGVRWGLTVEEAISLAREAVYRATHRDAYSGNCVDVYHITSHGWTRRDREELREEYYREKERERVKVKERREKQEGVEDGQISGRKK